From Candidatus Binataceae bacterium, a single genomic window includes:
- a CDS encoding CoA transferase: MIDDGNLSNSLADLSILEIGDQSGDYAGMLLAGLGAEVIKIEPPEGSPSRKIGPFAASGDDRERSLYFWRYNLNKKSAVFEVDDPAAHSILATLASKVDIVLLAGEYETVNKQVAIWRQLVATNPRLIVCSITPFGLDGPYRALKATDLVQMALGGIMAVCGYDPDRDGHYDTPPIAPAMWHSYHLGGEYAAVALMAAVNFRELTGEGQFIDLSIHEAVNTCTEVAIPTYVYSGLVVKRQTARHAAPNVTRARLSKSADGILMLANLSPFEREQRALANLADQVEIGHILGTPEFAQLEKDDRTAAAIYRNDLLEEVVGSLPANEIFTRAQAQGLAWSPIRRPEDNLNDPHFAARGSFAAIHQEQIGKDLRYPNTVANDGRAPHFSYSRRAPRLGEHTGEILARIATK, encoded by the coding sequence TTGATCGACGACGGCAATCTGAGTAATTCGCTCGCCGATCTGTCGATACTCGAGATCGGCGATCAATCCGGCGACTACGCCGGAATGCTGCTCGCTGGCCTCGGTGCGGAAGTAATCAAGATCGAGCCGCCGGAAGGATCACCATCGCGAAAGATCGGCCCATTCGCAGCGAGCGGCGACGATCGCGAGCGCAGTCTCTATTTCTGGCGCTACAACCTCAACAAGAAGAGCGCGGTGTTCGAGGTTGACGATCCTGCGGCCCATTCCATTCTTGCCACTTTGGCATCGAAGGTTGATATTGTCCTACTGGCAGGCGAGTACGAAACCGTCAACAAACAAGTTGCAATCTGGCGCCAACTCGTGGCGACCAATCCGCGCCTGATAGTATGTTCCATTACTCCGTTCGGTCTCGATGGACCGTATCGCGCGCTCAAGGCGACCGACCTTGTTCAAATGGCATTGGGCGGGATCATGGCGGTGTGTGGCTACGATCCCGATCGCGACGGCCACTACGATACTCCGCCGATCGCGCCCGCGATGTGGCATTCGTATCACCTGGGTGGCGAGTACGCGGCGGTCGCGCTCATGGCGGCGGTCAATTTTCGCGAATTGACGGGCGAAGGCCAATTCATCGATCTCTCAATTCATGAAGCAGTGAACACCTGCACCGAGGTGGCAATTCCGACTTATGTGTACAGCGGCCTGGTGGTGAAACGGCAGACTGCCCGCCATGCGGCGCCGAATGTCACGCGCGCGAGGCTTTCCAAAAGTGCCGATGGAATTTTGATGCTGGCGAATCTCAGTCCATTCGAACGCGAGCAGCGAGCATTGGCTAATCTCGCCGACCAGGTCGAGATCGGTCACATACTAGGAACCCCGGAATTTGCCCAGCTCGAGAAAGACGATCGGACGGCTGCGGCAATATACAGAAATGACCTGCTCGAGGAAGTTGTCGGAAGCCTGCCGGCAAATGAGATTTTCACGCGAGCGCAGGCGCAGGGACTCGCCTGGTCGCCCATTCGCCGGCCCGAAGACAATCTCAATGATCCGCACTTTGCCGCGCGCGGAAGTTTCGCGGCGATTCATCAAGAACAGATCGGAAAGGATCTGCGTTATCCAAATACAGTCGCGAATGACGGACGCGCGCCGCACTTTTCCTATTCACGCCGGGCCCCGCGTCTCGGCGAGCACACCGGCGAAATACTCGCTCGTATCGCCACCAAATAG
- a CDS encoding CoA transferase produces the protein MGNSQANSRRALDGIRVIDLTWLQVGPQATRLLATFGAQVIRVEWRERKAIDFIRYSPPFAPDNARSDGGRSQGVTRGHGIAGNVDRGAYFNNTNPGKLGITLNLNHPKGRDLLRRLVRDANVICENFSPRQMEKWNLDYSELRKINPGIIYIQTTGVGKAGVYQDYVSYGPTAQAFSGLTYLSGLPEPHLPAGWGYSYLDHSPGYFGAIMLMAAIRRQRAKGIGCYIDMSQSETGLMLSGTSILEHQITGKPTQRYGNRMPFLDWAPHGAYRCAGDDNWIAISVQSDEQWCALVEEMGSPAWALETHFATAIGRKQYEDELDEKLTRFTIGCDRYDLMERLQSRGVPAGVVQKAPDRFDRDPQLKARDYYVDLPSSEIGTWPVEGFPAKLSRSPANVGGTTGRAAPKLGEDNEFVYRKLLGLGSNEIAALTEESVI, from the coding sequence ATGGGTAACTCGCAAGCGAATAGCAGGCGGGCTCTCGACGGTATCCGAGTAATCGATCTGACGTGGCTGCAGGTCGGACCGCAGGCGACGCGCCTGCTCGCGACCTTCGGCGCGCAGGTGATTCGCGTCGAATGGCGCGAGCGCAAGGCCATCGACTTTATTCGTTACAGTCCACCTTTCGCGCCCGACAATGCGCGTTCCGATGGCGGTCGAAGCCAGGGCGTGACGCGCGGCCATGGCATAGCCGGTAACGTTGACCGTGGTGCGTACTTCAACAACACCAACCCCGGCAAGCTCGGCATCACGCTCAACCTGAATCATCCCAAGGGCCGCGATCTGTTGCGGCGCCTGGTGCGCGACGCGAACGTGATTTGCGAGAACTTCAGTCCGCGCCAAATGGAGAAGTGGAATCTCGATTACAGCGAGCTTCGCAAGATCAATCCCGGCATTATCTACATACAGACGACCGGCGTGGGTAAAGCCGGTGTCTACCAGGATTACGTCAGCTATGGGCCGACAGCGCAGGCGTTCTCCGGCTTGACGTATCTTTCGGGTCTTCCCGAGCCGCATCTTCCCGCCGGCTGGGGGTACTCCTACCTCGATCATTCGCCGGGATACTTCGGCGCGATCATGTTGATGGCCGCGATTCGCCGCCAACGCGCCAAGGGTATCGGATGCTACATCGACATGTCGCAGTCCGAGACCGGCCTGATGCTGTCGGGGACTTCCATACTGGAACATCAGATCACGGGAAAACCGACTCAGCGTTACGGGAATCGAATGCCATTTCTCGATTGGGCGCCGCACGGCGCCTATCGATGCGCTGGCGATGACAATTGGATCGCGATCTCAGTTCAATCCGATGAGCAATGGTGCGCATTGGTCGAGGAAATGGGATCGCCGGCGTGGGCGCTCGAAACTCATTTCGCGACTGCCATCGGCCGCAAGCAGTATGAGGATGAACTCGACGAAAAGCTTACGCGCTTCACGATAGGCTGTGATCGATACGATTTGATGGAGCGATTGCAGAGCCGTGGAGTTCCAGCCGGAGTAGTGCAGAAAGCTCCTGATCGATTTGACCGCGATCCGCAGCTCAAGGCGCGCGATTACTACGTCGATCTGCCGAGCAGCGAAATCGGCACCTGGCCGGTTGAGGGGTTTCCCGCCAAGCTCTCGCGCTCGCCGGCCAATGTTGGTGGAACCACGGGGCGCGCGGCGCCGAAGCTCGGCGAAGACAACGAATTCGTCTATCGGAAACTGCTCGGGCTCGGTTCAAACGAGATAGCGGCACTCACCGAGGAGAGTGTGATTTGA
- a CDS encoding VOC family protein, with product MEVKELGHIVLYVRDVEVSRPFYRDVLGWKEIVHGPGVAAYSSGRTHHELLLIQVGSEAAPIPHRPRVGLYHFGLKVGESDDELRAAIARLREAEVAIVGMSDHGVTHSVYLLDPDGNEIEIYIDVQPAAWRDDPERVQMYTRPLRI from the coding sequence ATGGAAGTCAAAGAGCTTGGACACATTGTGCTCTACGTCAGGGACGTGGAAGTCTCGCGCCCCTTCTATCGCGACGTGCTGGGTTGGAAAGAAATCGTTCATGGTCCCGGCGTGGCCGCCTATTCGTCGGGCCGCACCCATCATGAACTGCTCCTGATTCAAGTCGGATCGGAAGCCGCGCCGATCCCGCATCGGCCGCGCGTGGGTCTCTATCACTTCGGACTCAAAGTCGGCGAAAGCGACGATGAATTGCGAGCCGCGATCGCGCGCCTGCGTGAAGCCGAGGTGGCAATCGTTGGGATGTCCGATCACGGTGTAACGCACAGCGTTTATCTGCTCGATCCCGACGGCAACGAAATCGAGATCTATATCGACGTGCAGCCGGCCGCGTGGCGCGACGATCCGGAGCGGGTTCAGATGTACACGCGGCCGCTCCGAATCTGA
- the hpaI gene encoding 4-hydroxy-2-oxoheptanedioate aldolase, translating to MDVPVNRFKRAIREGKAQIGLWLALADPGAAELCAGAGFDWLLLDAEHGPNDLRTLLAQFQAIAPYQSHPIVRLRVGDTHMIKQVLEIGAQSLLIPMVETAEQAAALVAAMQYPPAGVRGVGAALARSSRWNRMPQYLKQSGDEMCLLVQIETLRGVENAKAIANTPGVDGVFIGPSDLSASMGHLGNLMHPDVLSTIERLMGEIRAVGKAPGILTGDEKLVQRYIELGCKFIAVSADTLLLAQSADRTAARFKEFVR from the coding sequence ATGGACGTACCGGTTAATCGATTCAAGCGCGCGATCCGCGAGGGAAAAGCGCAAATCGGGCTGTGGCTCGCGCTCGCCGATCCGGGTGCGGCGGAACTCTGCGCGGGAGCGGGTTTCGACTGGCTATTGCTCGATGCTGAGCACGGCCCCAACGATCTGCGGACCCTTCTGGCGCAGTTCCAGGCGATCGCGCCATACCAGAGTCATCCGATTGTGCGGCTGCGCGTGGGCGATACGCACATGATTAAGCAGGTACTGGAGATCGGCGCGCAGTCGCTCTTGATACCGATGGTCGAAACCGCTGAACAGGCCGCCGCCCTGGTTGCGGCGATGCAATATCCTCCCGCCGGAGTGCGCGGCGTGGGCGCGGCGCTCGCGCGCTCGTCGCGATGGAATCGGATGCCGCAGTACCTCAAGCAGTCCGGCGACGAGATGTGTCTGCTGGTGCAGATCGAAACTCTGCGCGGTGTGGAAAACGCCAAGGCGATCGCCAATACCCCCGGCGTTGACGGTGTCTTTATCGGACCGTCCGATCTGTCCGCGTCGATGGGCCATCTCGGCAACCTGATGCATCCCGACGTGCTCTCCACGATCGAGCGGCTGATGGGCGAAATTCGCGCCGTGGGAAAAGCGCCCGGAATATTGACCGGCGACGAAAAGCTCGTGCAGCGCTACATAGAGCTCGGATGCAAGTTCATCGCGGTCAGCGCCGATACGCTACTGCTGGCGCAGAGTGCCGATCGCACTGCGGCTCGTTTCAAGGAGTTTGTGCGCTGA
- the hpaH gene encoding 2-oxo-hepta-3-ene-1,7-dioic acid hydratase: MELATIARIAGELHEAEKNRKVIRFLSAQFPDMTVADAYAIQKAWVDIKLGEGRKIIGHKIGLTSRAMQSMANINEPDYGVLLDDMLYHDGAEIPANRFISAMLENELAFVLGKPLKGPNCTIFDVLNATEYVIPALEIVDLRTRVDDPDTKRRRWVVDTIADNAANAALVLGGRPIRPLDIDLRWAGALCYRNGVIEESGLAAAVLNHPANGIAWLANKLAPFDERLAAGEIVLAGSFTRTVAVRAGDVFHVDYGPLGSISCRFVGER; encoded by the coding sequence ATGGAACTAGCCACTATCGCGCGGATTGCAGGAGAGCTGCACGAGGCTGAGAAGAATCGAAAAGTAATCCGGTTCTTATCAGCCCAGTTTCCTGACATGACCGTCGCGGATGCCTATGCAATTCAGAAGGCATGGGTCGATATAAAACTCGGCGAAGGACGCAAGATAATCGGCCACAAGATCGGGTTGACCTCGCGCGCGATGCAATCGATGGCGAATATCAATGAGCCCGACTACGGCGTGCTGCTCGACGATATGCTCTACCACGACGGCGCCGAAATACCGGCGAATCGTTTTATAAGTGCAATGCTCGAAAATGAGCTCGCATTCGTTCTTGGCAAACCCCTAAAGGGTCCCAATTGCACTATATTCGACGTGTTGAACGCGACTGAGTATGTAATTCCGGCGCTCGAAATTGTCGATTTGCGCACGCGCGTCGACGATCCTGACACCAAGCGGCGCCGATGGGTCGTTGATACGATCGCCGACAACGCCGCCAACGCCGCGCTAGTGTTGGGCGGGCGTCCGATCCGGCCGCTGGATATTGATTTGCGGTGGGCGGGGGCTCTTTGCTATCGCAACGGAGTGATCGAGGAATCTGGTCTCGCGGCCGCGGTCCTGAATCATCCGGCGAACGGAATCGCATGGCTGGCAAATAAGCTCGCGCCGTTCGACGAGCGACTCGCAGCGGGCGAGATCGTGCTTGCGGGATCATTCACGCGCACCGTGGCTGTACGTGCCGGCGACGTGTTCCACGTCGACTACGGTCCTTTGGGATCGATTTCGTGCCGCTTCGTCGGGGAGCGTTGA
- a CDS encoding SDR family oxidoreductase yields the protein MDLGISGRKALVCASSRGLGRACAEALAKEGVHVFINGRDEKRLAQTLEEFRSLGLQATAVTGDVTTDTGRSALLAACPDPDILINNNAGPSPRSFVEIDHEDWLAGLEANMIAPLLLLRALLPGMRKRQFGRIINITSAMVKLPHPSMALSSGARAGLTAVMKGQSVDCARDNVTVNNLLPYIIDTDRQRWLAQRRVDQEKISFEQARADQIRGVAAKRMGEPREFGAICAFLCSAHAGYISGQSIHVDGGSYPGLI from the coding sequence ATGGATCTGGGAATCAGCGGGCGAAAGGCCCTGGTGTGCGCTTCGAGCAGAGGATTGGGCCGCGCATGTGCCGAGGCGCTTGCGAAGGAAGGCGTCCACGTATTCATCAACGGCCGCGACGAGAAACGGCTTGCGCAGACGCTCGAAGAGTTCCGCAGCCTTGGCTTGCAGGCGACTGCGGTAACGGGCGACGTTACGACCGATACGGGTCGTAGCGCGTTGCTCGCAGCCTGCCCCGATCCGGACATACTAATCAACAATAACGCCGGGCCTTCGCCGCGCAGCTTCGTCGAAATCGATCACGAAGACTGGCTAGCCGGTCTCGAGGCCAACATGATCGCGCCGTTACTGTTGTTGCGGGCATTGTTACCGGGAATGAGAAAGCGGCAGTTCGGAAGAATAATCAATATCACGTCCGCGATGGTTAAGCTTCCTCATCCCAGTATGGCGCTGTCTTCGGGGGCTCGCGCAGGTTTGACCGCGGTTATGAAGGGCCAGTCGGTCGATTGTGCCCGCGACAATGTGACTGTTAACAATCTGTTGCCGTACATAATAGATACGGACCGGCAACGATGGCTGGCGCAGCGGCGCGTCGACCAGGAAAAGATCAGTTTTGAGCAGGCTCGCGCCGATCAGATCCGGGGTGTGGCGGCAAAACGAATGGGAGAACCGCGCGAGTTCGGCGCGATCTGCGCGTTCCTCTGTAGCGCGCACGCCGGATACATCTCAGGCCAGAGCATCCACGTTGATGGCGGATCCTATCCGGGATTGATCTGA
- a CDS encoding alpha/beta hydrolase, with protein MSYWVNLLDCETQFLKGRYRTRILEAGEGFPFVLLHGMGGHLENFVNNIPEYAKHFHVIAMDFLWHGRSQTAGFDEAVLPPLVDQLRDVLDTLKLDKVHLEGQSLGGWVAALFTLKYPERVEKLVLTTATGYVPDEGAIPGYRRPNAAATVDQALTVFDDPSDANIRKRLEVVVFDSSLISDETVALRARIYRDPAVNRVLREVMRNYLAGEGPARNSITDSLARQINRPTLVYWGDKNRPGPEVGQRLAAMIPGAKYHGASDTGHWAQFEHCEEHNRVVLDFLLDRG; from the coding sequence GTGTCGTATTGGGTGAATCTGCTCGACTGCGAAACGCAATTCCTGAAGGGGCGCTATCGCACTCGGATCCTCGAGGCGGGAGAGGGATTTCCCTTTGTGCTCCTGCACGGGATGGGCGGCCATCTCGAGAATTTCGTCAACAACATTCCCGAATACGCAAAACATTTCCATGTCATCGCGATGGATTTTCTGTGGCATGGACGATCGCAGACTGCGGGTTTCGACGAAGCGGTGTTGCCGCCGCTGGTCGATCAGCTTCGCGATGTGCTCGATACGCTGAAACTCGACAAGGTTCACCTTGAAGGCCAATCGCTCGGAGGATGGGTCGCGGCACTATTCACGCTCAAGTACCCGGAGCGCGTAGAGAAGCTCGTGCTTACTACGGCGACTGGCTATGTACCCGATGAGGGCGCGATTCCCGGATACAGACGTCCGAACGCGGCGGCGACAGTCGATCAGGCGCTCACAGTATTTGACGATCCCAGCGATGCAAATATCCGCAAACGCCTTGAAGTAGTCGTTTTCGATAGTTCATTGATCAGCGACGAGACCGTTGCCCTTCGCGCAAGGATCTATCGCGATCCGGCCGTCAATCGAGTGCTGCGCGAGGTGATGCGAAACTATCTTGCCGGAGAAGGTCCCGCGCGAAATTCGATTACTGACTCACTTGCGAGGCAGATAAATCGCCCAACGTTGGTGTATTGGGGTGACAAGAATCGTCCGGGACCAGAGGTTGGCCAGCGTCTGGCGGCAATGATTCCAGGCGCGAAGTATCACGGTGCCAGCGATACCGGCCATTGGGCGCAGTTCGAGCACTGCGAAGAACATAATCGCGTTGTGCTGGATTTTCTTCTCGATCGAGGCTGA
- a CDS encoding VOC family protein, with amino-acid sequence MVQVTELGYIGFGVKDLEAWKKFASNILAMEVVEEGESDRCYLRMDYQHHRVVLHSDPSDDLMYLGFRVAGPEEFRAMQTQLREAGLKFRLGDEREATERQVLEVMKLEDPDGNPIEIFHGPHVQFSKPFHPGRAMHGRFKTGSGGVGHCIIREKDTDAAYRFYSALGMRGSVEYKIRLGDRTLALMFMHCNDRDHSVAFGVPGATKRFNHMMIEVENFDDVGLTHELVRREKIPVHITLGKHSNDHMFSFYFETPSGFMLEYGYGGRAATYQSEYYSQDMYGHAPEAGGFGPPPKERR; translated from the coding sequence ATGGTCCAGGTAACTGAGCTCGGATATATCGGATTCGGCGTTAAGGATCTCGAAGCGTGGAAGAAGTTCGCGAGCAACATCCTCGCGATGGAGGTAGTCGAAGAAGGCGAGAGCGATCGCTGCTACCTCAGGATGGACTATCAGCATCATCGCGTCGTCCTTCATTCTGATCCGTCGGATGACCTGATGTATCTGGGGTTTCGTGTCGCGGGCCCGGAAGAGTTCCGCGCGATGCAGACCCAGCTGAGGGAGGCCGGCCTCAAGTTCAGGCTTGGTGACGAGCGCGAAGCTACCGAGCGCCAGGTGCTCGAGGTGATGAAGCTCGAGGATCCGGATGGCAATCCGATCGAGATCTTTCATGGGCCTCACGTCCAGTTTTCAAAACCATTTCATCCCGGGCGCGCGATGCACGGCCGATTCAAGACCGGTTCAGGCGGCGTAGGTCACTGTATAATTCGCGAAAAGGATACCGACGCAGCCTATCGCTTCTATTCCGCGCTCGGTATGCGCGGGAGCGTCGAATACAAGATTCGCCTCGGCGATCGCACGCTGGCGCTGATGTTCATGCATTGCAACGATCGCGATCATAGTGTCGCCTTCGGAGTGCCGGGCGCGACCAAGCGTTTTAATCACATGATGATCGAGGTGGAAAACTTCGACGACGTTGGTCTCACTCACGAGCTCGTGCGGCGTGAGAAAATTCCGGTGCATATCACGCTCGGCAAACACTCCAACGATCATATGTTCTCTTTCTACTTCGAGACGCCGTCGGGATTCATGCTCGAATATGGTTACGGCGGGCGCGCGGCTACTTACCAGTCCGAATACTATTCGCAAGATATGTATGGTCACGCGCCCGAAGCGGGCGGATTCGGTCCGCCGCCTAAGGAACGCCGCTAG
- a CDS encoding aldehyde dehydrogenase, with translation MSKVKVAGVEVSTDHFIDGKRVESRRKFPNCSPINNKHIADVSAGAADEVDAAVSAARRAFPQWAALGPEGRHPILSRFAKAIQDHAQEIAAVETEDNGSLLTGNAARMVPRAALNIQFFADRALKLNDEKIDSPEVVNHVRFDPAGVAALITPWNGPFMLTTWKVGPCLAAGDTAVVKPPEWAPLTCSLMADLATEAGIPPGVLNVVQGIGEEAGAALSAHSDIDRLSFTGSTDTARLIGASCAKSLTPVAFELGGKSPFIICADADLDAAAQTAAGQYFNAGQVCLAGTRLLVDAKVADEFQAKFRAAASHMTVGDPRDKNTRIGPLITPEHYKRVEGFVERALKAGVKPVWGGHRHSAGELYFEPTLLEGVSQEQEIVQREVFGPVLTWQTFRDEDEAIKLANGTSYGLAATIFSKNEERAMRLAKSVVAGTVWVNCFFVRELGAPFGGSRNSGIGREGGNWSFDFYCDVKNIAAMKGSFA, from the coding sequence ATGAGCAAGGTCAAAGTTGCGGGCGTCGAAGTTTCGACCGATCATTTCATCGACGGCAAGCGCGTCGAATCCAGGCGCAAGTTCCCGAACTGCTCGCCGATTAACAACAAACATATTGCTGATGTGAGCGCGGGGGCTGCCGACGAAGTCGATGCCGCCGTCTCCGCGGCGCGGCGTGCCTTTCCGCAATGGGCGGCGCTCGGACCCGAAGGACGTCATCCGATTCTCAGTCGATTTGCCAAAGCGATTCAGGATCATGCACAGGAAATCGCCGCCGTCGAAACTGAAGACAACGGGTCATTGCTAACTGGCAATGCCGCCCGGATGGTCCCGCGCGCAGCTCTCAATATCCAGTTCTTTGCCGATCGGGCGCTGAAGCTGAACGATGAAAAAATCGATTCGCCCGAAGTAGTCAATCATGTTCGATTCGATCCCGCCGGCGTCGCCGCGCTCATTACGCCGTGGAATGGACCATTCATGCTGACGACATGGAAGGTAGGTCCATGTCTGGCCGCGGGTGACACCGCGGTCGTGAAGCCGCCTGAATGGGCGCCGCTGACCTGCTCGTTGATGGCCGATCTTGCGACTGAGGCTGGAATTCCTCCCGGCGTGCTTAACGTAGTGCAGGGAATTGGCGAGGAGGCAGGCGCCGCACTATCTGCGCATTCCGATATCGATCGCCTCAGCTTCACTGGTTCGACCGACACCGCTCGGTTGATTGGCGCTTCGTGTGCGAAATCGCTCACACCGGTTGCCTTCGAGCTCGGCGGCAAGTCGCCGTTTATTATTTGCGCGGATGCCGATCTCGATGCGGCTGCGCAGACCGCGGCGGGGCAGTATTTCAACGCGGGTCAGGTCTGCCTTGCCGGTACGCGGCTCCTGGTCGATGCGAAAGTCGCCGACGAGTTTCAGGCCAAATTCCGCGCCGCCGCATCGCATATGACCGTCGGCGATCCGCGCGACAAGAACACTCGAATTGGTCCGCTTATCACGCCAGAGCACTACAAGCGCGTGGAAGGTTTCGTCGAGCGTGCCCTCAAAGCCGGGGTGAAGCCGGTCTGGGGAGGCCATCGCCACAGCGCCGGCGAACTATATTTTGAACCGACGCTGCTCGAAGGCGTGTCGCAGGAACAGGAGATCGTGCAGCGCGAGGTATTCGGTCCCGTTCTTACCTGGCAGACGTTCCGCGACGAGGACGAGGCAATCAAGCTCGCCAACGGAACCAGCTACGGTCTCGCCGCGACGATATTCAGCAAAAATGAAGAGCGCGCGATGCGCCTTGCGAAAAGCGTCGTTGCCGGGACTGTTTGGGTGAACTGCTTCTTCGTGCGTGAGCTTGGCGCACCGTTCGGCGGCAGCCGCAATTCGGGAATCGGCCGCGAAGGCGGCAACTGGAGTTTTGACTTCTATTGCGATGTGAAGAACATCGCGGCTATGAAAGGTTCATTCGCGTAA
- a CDS encoding TetR/AcrR family transcriptional regulator translates to MAGAAQVIELGRAERNKREKRERLIRAARELFRTKGFAATTTSEIAELADVAKGTLFFHAGSKEELLVMMFQEDMGRTIERAFAMIKGETFYDQMMYVFRAMIDQNRRDLELARIFVKELPFVKGDRHGVAATAQDFFDKMSLLIEEAKKRGEIIKDVDSRLLAHNLFALHYVFTLLWLGSGEISPEGRSPSMGEILALELKGFMKSPDRQRATGKTSKTRNQARS, encoded by the coding sequence ATGGCCGGAGCGGCGCAGGTCATAGAACTGGGACGCGCGGAGCGCAACAAACGCGAGAAACGCGAGCGTCTCATCCGCGCGGCGCGCGAGTTGTTCCGCACCAAGGGGTTCGCTGCGACCACGACTAGCGAAATTGCCGAGCTCGCTGACGTCGCGAAAGGCACGCTCTTTTTTCATGCAGGCTCGAAGGAAGAGTTGCTCGTCATGATGTTCCAGGAAGACATGGGACGGACAATCGAGCGGGCCTTCGCCATGATCAAAGGCGAGACATTTTACGATCAGATGATGTACGTCTTCCGCGCGATGATCGATCAGAATCGGCGCGACCTCGAGTTAGCGCGGATCTTCGTCAAGGAACTGCCGTTCGTAAAGGGCGATCGTCACGGCGTCGCCGCGACCGCACAAGACTTCTTCGACAAGATGAGCCTGCTGATCGAAGAAGCCAAGAAGCGCGGCGAAATCATCAAAGACGTTGACTCGCGGTTGCTCGCTCACAACTTGTTCGCACTTCACTATGTATTCACGCTGTTATGGCTTGGAAGCGGCGAAATTTCTCCGGAGGGCCGTTCTCCTTCGATGGGGGAGATTCTGGCTCTCGAGCTCAAGGGGTTCATGAAAAGCCCTGACCGTCAGCGGGCAACGGGTAAAACATCAAAAACCAGGAATCAGGCGAGGTCCTAA
- a CDS encoding aromatic ring-hydroxylating dioxygenase subunit alpha: MFLRNCWYAAGWSKDFAPGQLYPLSIINEPIVVYRKENGEPAALIDRCCHRLAPLSLGRLEGDDLRCMYHGLKFASSGKCVEIPGESKILPQVRVRSYPIRDKHSIAWIWMGELERADEALIPDFVGVDDPNWVMRPGRMDYKANYTLINENLLDLSHIAFLHCQSLGASLTPEGTGPTTVTKLERGVRIQNWLIGGEPPGKSQSTRGKRTNVWQTYEFLAPGIFLLGADVYPDGTAEKFDQKEPDGIGVVHRQFTCQAVTPLTDRTTCYFFAYGPWAKEPELKERLYEVGVKAFNEDRMMIEAQQRNIDLSPETRMVRLSIDSGIAQFYRVMDALMRAEASSATSTSFTASEIAASAGK, translated from the coding sequence ATGTTTCTGCGCAATTGCTGGTATGCGGCCGGATGGAGCAAGGACTTCGCTCCGGGACAGCTTTACCCGTTATCGATTATCAACGAGCCGATCGTCGTGTATCGCAAGGAGAACGGCGAGCCGGCCGCGCTCATCGATCGCTGTTGTCATCGGCTGGCGCCGCTTTCGCTGGGCCGCCTCGAGGGTGACGATCTGCGCTGCATGTATCATGGTCTCAAGTTCGCGTCTTCCGGCAAATGCGTCGAGATTCCCGGCGAATCGAAAATTCTCCCGCAAGTGCGCGTCCGCAGTTATCCGATTCGGGACAAGCATTCGATCGCGTGGATCTGGATGGGCGAGCTCGAACGCGCCGACGAAGCGTTGATTCCCGACTTCGTCGGCGTGGACGATCCAAACTGGGTCATGCGTCCCGGGCGGATGGACTACAAGGCCAACTACACACTTATTAATGAGAATCTGCTCGACCTGTCGCACATTGCGTTTTTGCATTGCCAGAGCCTGGGTGCGAGTCTCACGCCCGAAGGCACTGGACCAACCACAGTAACCAAACTCGAGCGTGGGGTCAGAATCCAGAACTGGCTAATCGGTGGAGAGCCTCCGGGCAAGAGCCAGAGCACCCGCGGCAAGCGCACCAACGTCTGGCAGACCTACGAATTCCTCGCGCCGGGCATCTTTCTCCTGGGGGCGGACGTTTATCCAGATGGCACGGCCGAGAAATTCGATCAAAAGGAACCTGATGGGATCGGCGTTGTACATCGACAGTTCACCTGCCAGGCAGTGACGCCGCTCACCGACAGGACCACTTGCTATTTCTTCGCATACGGACCATGGGCGAAAGAGCCTGAGCTGAAGGAACGGCTATACGAAGTCGGCGTCAAGGCATTTAACGAAGACCGCATGATGATCGAAGCGCAGCAGCGTAATATCGATCTCTCGCCCGAAACCAGGATGGTGAGGCTGTCGATCGATAGTGGCATTGCTCAGTTTTACCGGGTGATGGACGCGCTCATGCGTGCAGAGGCCAGCTCGGCAACCTCTACGAGCTTCACCGCATCAGAAATCGCAGCGTCGGCGGGTAAGTGA